In Planctomycetota bacterium, the DNA window CTCAGCCGGGGGCTGAGCCGACCGGGCGAACTGCTGGGCCTGCCCGACGCCTCGACCAGGACGCCCGCGCTCGACGCCCTGAGCGACGACGACGGGTGGGCCGTCGTACACCTGCACCTGCGTGACGAGGAGCCCGGTTCGATCGACGCGGGCGACGCCCGCCACCTGACGCACACGATCTGCCGCATCGCCGTCCCGGTGCGCGGCGACGCCGCCTCCGGAGCCGACCCATGATCGAGGCCCGCAAGCTGACCAAGCGATACGGACGCGTGCTCGCGCTGGACGACCTGACGCTGGACATCGCCGCGGGCGAGGTCTTCGGCTTCATCGGCCCCAACGGCGCGGGCAAGAGCACCACCATGAAGATCCTGGCGTGCCTGCTGCGGCCCGACTCGGGATCGGCCACCATCGACGGGTTGGACATCCACCGCGACGGCCGCCACATCCGCCGCATCATCGGCTACATGCCCGACTTCCTGGGCGTGTACGAGGACCTGACCGTCGACGAGTACCTGCAGTTCTTCGCATCGGCCTTCGAGGTCCCCCGCGGCAAGCGGCGCTCGGTCGTCGACGGCGTGCTCGAGCTGACCGACCTGACCGACAAGCGGCGGTCGCCCGTCAGTGGCCTAAGCCGCGGCATGACCCAGCGGCTGGGCGTCGCCCGCGTGCTCATCCACGATCCCAAGGTGCTGCTGCTCGACGAGCCCGCCAGCGGCCTGGATCCGCGGGCCCGCATCGAGATGCGAACGCTGCTCGCCGAGCTGGGCCGCATGGGCAAGGCGCTGATGATCAGCTCGCACATCCTCAGCGAGCTGGCCGAGCTGTGCAGCACCATCGGCATCATCGAGAAGGGCGCGCTGCTGTACGCCGGCTCCATCGAGGAGGCCTACCGTCGCGCCGGCGGGGGCGAGCGGATCCGCATCGCGCTCGAGGACGGCCTGCCGCCCGAGGCCGCCGTCGGCGTGCTCCGCGACGACCCCCGCGTCGCCCGCGTGCGCGAGGCCGACGGCGAGCTAGTCGTCGAACTGGCGGCCGACACCTCGGGCCGCCACTTCCTCATCGAGCGGCTGAGCGGCGCCGGCGGCCGCATCGCCGCCATGCGGCCCGAGGAGGTCAAGCTCGAGGATGCCTTCCTACGGCTGACCAAGGGCACCGTGCAGTGAGCGAGCGTGCCGACGCCCCCGATCGGAGCACCCCCGCCGCCGGCGGCTTCGCGCCCGCGCGGTGGGCGTACCTCGCGTGCCGGCTGTTCGTGGGCCCGATCTTCCAGCGCGAGGTGCAGGCGATCGGCCGCCGCCGCGCACCCTACCTGGTCCGCGGCCTGTACGCGCTCGCCCTGCTGGGCCTCACGACGCTGATCTTCCTGGCGACGTGGGACGGCGCAGGCGGCAGCGCCGCCAGCCGGCAGGACCAGCTCGAGGACATCGCCCCCGCGATGCTCGCCGCCGTCGCCATCGGCCAGATGGCGATGCTGGCGTTCATCGCGCCGGTACTCACCGCCGGCGCCATTGCCGACGAAAAACGCACCCGCACCCTCGCCACGCTGCTGACCACCCCGCTGGGCAGCGGCGGGCTGGTCGTCGGAAAGCTCGGCGCCCGCACCGTGCAGCTCGTCATCCTCGTGCTGCTGCCCACCCCCATGCTGCTGGCGCTGCGGGTCTTCGGCGGCATCGAGGCCGAGGCGGTGCTGGCCTCCACCGCGCTGGCGCTGTCCCTGGGCATCCTGGCGGCGTCGGTGTCGCTGCTGTTCTCGATCTGGAACACGCGGACGCCCACCGTCGTCTTCTTCGCCCTGTGCTCCACGGTGCTCATCGTCGCCGGGCCCATCGGCTGGCACATGCTCATCAACCTGACCGGCCTCGACCCGAGGTGGCTGCCCGAGCTTCGCGCCGTCACGCCGCTCACGCAGATGCTGCTTGTGATCCCCGAGCTGGCCCAGGACCTGGGCTACACCAGCGTGGCCCAGCTCCGCGACCGCTGGCTGCTAGGCATCGCGTACAACCTCGCGTGGTCGCTGGCGCTGGTCCTGCTGGCGATCTACATCCTGCGGGGCACGCTCCGCCGCGAGATGGGCGAAGAGGCCGGCTGGTCGATGAGGCGACGGACCCGCGAGCAACCGGACGACGCGAAACGCCGCCAACGCAGTCGGCCCCGGGCCGCCCCGTCCCGCGATCGCGACGCGAGGACCATCGGCGACCGCCCCGTGCTGTGGCGCGAGCTGCGGCAATCGGCGCTGGGCGGCCCCAACCAGACCTTCGCCGCCGGCGCCATCGGCGTGTCGATCCTGCTGATCGTGTACGTCACCGCGGGCATAAGCCACACTGGCATCACGCCCACGGCCCTGATCATCCTGCTGCTGACCGTGACCGCCCAGACGGCGCTCTCGGCCCCCGCCGGCCTCGCCGCCGAGCGGGACGGATCGAACTGGGACGTGCTGCTTGCCACGCCGGTGACGCCAAGCCAGATCGTGCTGGGCAAGGCCCTGGGCGCCATCCGCCGCATGTGGCTGCTGCCCGCCGTCGTCGGCATGCACCTGGTCCTCGTGATGGCGACGGGCTGGTTCCACCCCATCGGCGCGCTGCACGCGCTCTTGGTGGTCGGCGGCGCGATCGTCATGCTCAGCGGCACCGGCGCCATGCTGGGCTTGCTGTGCCGCCGCGGCACGACCGCGTCGGTGCTCAACCTGGGCCTGCCGCTGGTCCTGTGGGTCGCGCTGCCCATCTGCGTAGGCCTGTGCGTGCAGCTCATCGGCATGGACTACGACACGACGCAGGCGCTCGGCGGCGTCATCCAGATCAGCAACCCGTTCTACGTCCTCGCCGAGGCCGCCATGACCGGCGTCGCCGAGAACGACGCCTATCGCTACTTCCTGCGGTACGACCTAGCCTGGTCCGAACGCGACGTCCGGCCGCTGGAGTTCACGGCGTTCGCGCTGGCCAACGCCGCGATCATGGCGAGCCTGGGCGTGGCGGCCACGCTCGTGGCGATCTGGCGGTTCAACCGCTGGGCGGGACGCTCGAGCTAGGGCGAGCCGGGCCGGCGACGCGGCTCACGCCACGACCATGATCTCGTCGAGGCCCTTGCGCTGCAGCTTCGGCACGACGCAGTCGTCCGCCGGATAGCCCACGGGGATCAGCAGGAAGGGCCGCTCGTGGTCGGGCCGCTGCAACACGTCCTTGAGGAAGCCCATCGGGCTGGGCGTGTGCGTCAGCGTCGCGAGCCCCGCATGGTGCAGCGCCGCCAGCAGCATGCCGGTCGCGATGCCGACCGACTCATTGAGGTAGTACACCTGGCCGCCATCATCGGTCTTGGCGAGCTTGAACACCACGATCAGCCACGGCGCGATCTCGAGGAAGGGCTTGCGCTCGTCCGTGCCGAAGGGCCGCAGGTCCTCGAGCCACTCCTCGCTCGCGCGCCGCTGGTAGAACTCCCGCTCCTCGGCCTCGGCAGCGGCACGGATCTTGGCCTTGACCTCGAGATCGCCCACGGCCACGAACCGCCAGGGCTGCTTGTGCGCTCCGCTGGGCGCGGTGCCCGCCGCCCGGATGCACTGCTCGATGACCGCCCGGTCTACCGGCCGATCGCTGAACATCCGCACCGTCCGCCGGCGATCCATCACGTCGGCGAAGCGCCGAGCCGCCTCGAGCGATGGTTCCTCGGGGGTGTAGGGGTCGAGGGGGATGAACGTCTCGGGGTCGGATGCCATGCGTGATTATGACCCGGACGAACCGCCGCCGGCGACAGGATGCCCGGCATCTCCGGCGGTTGCCGCGCCAAACCCGAGGACGAACCCCCGCATCGATCACCGCCCGATCGCTACCCTCCCCGCATGGCGGACATCAAGCCCACCACCATCGCCCAGTACCTTGCCACGCTGCCGCCGGAGCGCAAGAAGCTCATCCAGGCGGTCCGCAAGACGATTAAGGCCAACCTGGATCCCAAGCTCAGGGAGGGCATCCAGTACGGCATGATCGGCTACTTCGTGCCCCACTCGGTGTACCCGCCGGGCTACCACTGCGACCCCAAGCAGCCGCTGCCGTTCGCGGGCATCGGCAACCAGAAGAACCACGTCGGCTTCTACTTCTTCTGCGTGTACCAGAGTGAGGACGTCAAGAACTGGTTCGTCGATGCGTGGAAGAAGACCGGCACCAAGCTGGACATGGGCAAGGCCTGCATCCGCGTCAAGACCCTCGACGACGTGCCGCTGGGGGTCGTGGGCGAACTCGTCAGGCGCGTGACGGCCGATGAGTTCATCGAGACCTACGAAGGCCACTTCGGCGGCACGCACCCCGGCAAGAAGGCGGCGGCGAAGAAGACGGCAGGTCGAACAACCAAGACGACGGCCAAGAAGGCAACCAAGAAGACCAGCAAGTCGGCATCGAAGCGCACATCCAAGAAGACGGCCAAGACGAGCCGGAAGAAGGCGCCCGCCCGCCGGTCTCGCGGCTAGCGGTCCCGCGGGCCTAGCCGCGGAGCCCCAGGCCGCACTCGGGGCAGAGGCCCTCGGCCGTCGACTCGCCCGTGTAGCGGCACCGCGGGCAGCCGACGTCCGGCACCGCGACGATCCATCGGCTCAGGATGCCGGCCGTCGCGGCCAGCGCCGCGCCCACGGCGAGCATCGCCACGCCGTGGCTCATGGAGTGGCCCTCGCCGACGCCGACGTAGATGTTCCACCCGAGGCTCAGCTTGCCCAGCATCAGGCCGAAGGCCAGCCGCGCGAGCACGAGGTACCCCCCCGCGACCAGCAAGAGCACCGCCAGCAGCCGCAGACCCCACAGCACGGCCGCTCGCGTCGTGCGTACCCGCTGGATGTGCCGCGCCTCGTCCAAAACCATGTCCCACCATACCCGCCGGCGGGACCTGCGGCTGCATTACAATCGGCGTCCACGACGGCCACGAGGCGATCGAGGGGAGGCGTGATGCTCGGAGACATCTTCGACGGCGGCGACGGTCCACGGAGCGGCGGCGGCTCGGGAGCGGCGGCAACCAAGATCCGCCGCCTCGAGGACCGCATCGACCAGCTCGTGCTCATCAACATGGCCATGTGGTCCATCCTCAGCGAAAAGGCCAGGGTTGGAGAGGACGAGCTGATCGCCCGCGTCGAGGCCCTCGACCTTGCCGACGGCCAGGCGGACGGCAAGATGCGAGTCGCCATCATGGACTGCCAGGCCTGCGGACGCCGGCTGAACATCCGCCACCAGAAGTGCCTCTACTGCGGCGCCGAGATGCAGGGCAAGAGCGCTTTCGACAAGGTGCTGTAGGTCCTACGCCTATCCCGGAGAGTCCGGCGGCTTCCCCGCCATCGCGGGGCTCGTTGGGACGGCCGCCCCCGCCGAACTACCCTGCTGCATGCCGCGGCGCGTGCTGCACGACGAGTACTTCAAGAAGGCCAAGGCCGACGGCTACGCGGCACGCTCGGCCTACAAGCTCCGCGAGATCCAGGAGAAGCGCCGCCTGCTGCGGCCGGGCGACGCCGTGCTCGACCTGGGCTGCGCCCCGGGCTCCTGGCTGCAGGTCGCCGCCGAGATCGTGGGGCCCCGCGGTCTGGTCGTGGGCGTCGACCTCCAGGCCGTCCGCGCGGGCCTGCCGCCCGGCGTCGAAACCCTCCGCGGCGACGTGACCCGCATGCCAGCCGCCGACATGCTTGCGCCGGTCGTCCGGCATCGGGGCAAGGGCGCCCTCTTCGACGCCGTGCTCAGTGACATGGCCCCGAGCACGAGCGGCGCGGGTGACCACTACAAGTCCGTCCGGCTGTGCGAGGCCGTGCTCGATCGGCTGCGCGAGCTGCTCCGCCCCGGCGGCGCCCTCTGCTACAAGGTGTTCGAGGGGGAGACCTATCCCGACCTCGTCGCGCGCACCGCACGCGCGTTCTCGTACTGCCGGGGCATCAAGCCCAGGGCCACCCGCGAGGTCTCCAGCGAGATGTACGTCGTCGCGCGGGGCTTCGAGCCCGCGGCGCAGCAGGTCGTGCGGCCCCGCGGCGTCGCCACCCCGCCACCCGAGCCGCGCGAGGGCTGGCAGGCGTGACCTTCCTCGCCCCGCTGGCCGGCATCATCGCCGGCGCCATCACGGTGCCGACGCTGGTGGCCTTCTACCTGCTCAAGCTCCGCCGCCGGCCCGTGCGGATCAGCAGCACGCTGTTCTGGGACGCCGCCGTCCGCGACGCCCAGGGCAACATCCCCTGGCGGCTCGTGCGGCCGCACGCGCAGTTCTTCCTGCAGCTGCTCGCGCTGCTGCTGCTGCTGCTCGCGTTTGCCCGGCCCGCGATCCCCGGCACCATCGGCTCGCGGCTGATGATCGTGCTGGACGCCTCGGCATCGATGGGCTCGAGCGACGCCGAGGACGACGGCGAGCCCCGCACCCGATTCGATGCCGCCCGCGACCGCATCCGCGACCGCCTCGGTGAGCTGCTCGCCGGCGGCTCGGCGCGGCAGGTCATGCTCGTGTCGCTCGCGCAGGAGGCCACGCCGCTGACGCCCTGGACGGCCAACCGCGGCGTGCTGCGGGCGGCCCTCGACGCCGCCGAGCCCACCGACCAGCCGGCGTCGATGGACGCCCTCGCCGAGCTGATCGAGGCCGCCACGGGCGGCGACCAGCTGCCGCTCGATGCCGAAGAGACCGAGGCCGGCCCCCGCCGCCTCGACGTCCTGCTGGTCACCGACGGCGACCTGCCCACGACGAGCGATCCGCTGCCGGCGAACATCGTGGTGCAGCGCGAGCGTGTGCCACTGGGCGATGCGTTCGCGGGCGTCGGCAACGCCGCGATCGTCGCCGCCAGCGCCCGGCGGGACTACGACGACCCCGCGAGCCTCCGCGTGTTCGCGCGGGTGCAGGCCGTGGGCGGCGCGATGCGGCCCACGCTCGTGCGTGCGGCCCTGGACGGCGAGGTGGTGGCCGAGCGATCGGTCGATCTCTCGCCGCCCGCCGAGGGCGACGCCCGCGACGCGACCGCGACGGTCAACCTCACCATCGATGCACCCTCCGAGGGCGTGCTGTCGCTGCTGCTGCCCGGCGGCGACCTGCTGCCCGCCGACGACGCCGCCTCGCTCTGGCTCCGCACCGCCGGCCGCCCCCGCGTCGTGCTCGTGATCCCCGACGGCGGCATCATCGATCCGCAGCGGCCCGGGCCCGCGT includes these proteins:
- a CDS encoding ABC transporter ATP-binding protein, with translation MIEARKLTKRYGRVLALDDLTLDIAAGEVFGFIGPNGAGKSTTMKILACLLRPDSGSATIDGLDIHRDGRHIRRIIGYMPDFLGVYEDLTVDEYLQFFASAFEVPRGKRRSVVDGVLELTDLTDKRRSPVSGLSRGMTQRLGVARVLIHDPKVLLLDEPASGLDPRARIEMRTLLAELGRMGKALMISSHILSELAELCSTIGIIEKGALLYAGSIEEAYRRAGGGERIRIALEDGLPPEAAVGVLRDDPRVARVREADGELVVELAADTSGRHFLIERLSGAGGRIAAMRPEEVKLEDAFLRLTKGTVQ
- a CDS encoding ABC transporter permease; amino-acid sequence: MSERADAPDRSTPAAGGFAPARWAYLACRLFVGPIFQREVQAIGRRRAPYLVRGLYALALLGLTTLIFLATWDGAGGSAASRQDQLEDIAPAMLAAVAIGQMAMLAFIAPVLTAGAIADEKRTRTLATLLTTPLGSGGLVVGKLGARTVQLVILVLLPTPMLLALRVFGGIEAEAVLASTALALSLGILAASVSLLFSIWNTRTPTVVFFALCSTVLIVAGPIGWHMLINLTGLDPRWLPELRAVTPLTQMLLVIPELAQDLGYTSVAQLRDRWLLGIAYNLAWSLALVLLAIYILRGTLRREMGEEAGWSMRRRTREQPDDAKRRQRSRPRAAPSRDRDARTIGDRPVLWRELRQSALGGPNQTFAAGAIGVSILLIVYVTAGISHTGITPTALIILLLTVTAQTALSAPAGLAAERDGSNWDVLLATPVTPSQIVLGKALGAIRRMWLLPAVVGMHLVLVMATGWFHPIGALHALLVVGGAIVMLSGTGAMLGLLCRRGTTASVLNLGLPLVLWVALPICVGLCVQLIGMDYDTTQALGGVIQISNPFYVLAEAAMTGVAENDAYRYFLRYDLAWSERDVRPLEFTAFALANAAIMASLGVAATLVAIWRFNRWAGRSS
- a CDS encoding nitroreductase family protein, whose product is MASDPETFIPLDPYTPEEPSLEAARRFADVMDRRRTVRMFSDRPVDRAVIEQCIRAAGTAPSGAHKQPWRFVAVGDLEVKAKIRAAAEAEEREFYQRRASEEWLEDLRPFGTDERKPFLEIAPWLIVVFKLAKTDDGGQVYYLNESVGIATGMLLAALHHAGLATLTHTPSPMGFLKDVLQRPDHERPFLLIPVGYPADDCVVPKLQRKGLDEIMVVA
- a CDS encoding DUF1801 domain-containing protein, whose product is MADIKPTTIAQYLATLPPERKKLIQAVRKTIKANLDPKLREGIQYGMIGYFVPHSVYPPGYHCDPKQPLPFAGIGNQKNHVGFYFFCVYQSEDVKNWFVDAWKKTGTKLDMGKACIRVKTLDDVPLGVVGELVRRVTADEFIETYEGHFGGTHPGKKAAAKKTAGRTTKTTAKKATKKTSKSASKRTSKKTAKTSRKKAPARRSRG
- a CDS encoding RlmE family RNA methyltransferase, producing MPRRVLHDEYFKKAKADGYAARSAYKLREIQEKRRLLRPGDAVLDLGCAPGSWLQVAAEIVGPRGLVVGVDLQAVRAGLPPGVETLRGDVTRMPAADMLAPVVRHRGKGALFDAVLSDMAPSTSGAGDHYKSVRLCEAVLDRLRELLRPGGALCYKVFEGETYPDLVARTARAFSYCRGIKPRATREVSSEMYVVARGFEPAAQQVVRPRGVATPPPEPREGWQA
- a CDS encoding VWA domain-containing protein; translated protein: MTFLAPLAGIIAGAITVPTLVAFYLLKLRRRPVRISSTLFWDAAVRDAQGNIPWRLVRPHAQFFLQLLALLLLLLAFARPAIPGTIGSRLMIVLDASASMGSSDAEDDGEPRTRFDAARDRIRDRLGELLAGGSARQVMLVSLAQEATPLTPWTANRGVLRAALDAAEPTDQPASMDALAELIEAATGGDQLPLDAEETEAGPRRLDVLLVTDGDLPTTSDPLPANIVVQRERVPLGDAFAGVGNAAIVAASARRDYDDPASLRVFARVQAVGGAMRPTLVRAALDGEVVAERSVDLSPPAEGDARDATATVNLTIDAPSEGVLSLLLPGGDLLPADDAASLWLRTAGRPRVVLVIPDGGIIDPQRPGPAWLIAAVLEEMDLGALRVVRASTWAQLAAGRETPPFDVVVFDRVAPDRPPRIPSMHFGPPPPVPGLAIGAATPGALPLTRVVSWRRTHPLMRDLALDQLVVAEPLMIENEPDGDSEPGPSAGVTTLATGERGPLIVLVEDRGLRRIWVGFELAQSSWPRLVSFPLFLAEAVDFLALRGMRDAAVAFRTSEAASIRLSSPRDRVEFAGGGSGDTRLVRQFRSPVSTPRLGAIPRAGVYTLVDPVPGDQRALAVNLLDPRESALAAGVAFESEDAASGIGPQAGDGGERDVWHWFVLAALAILAIEWFLSARALSS